From Rutidosis leptorrhynchoides isolate AG116_Rl617_1_P2 chromosome 3, CSIRO_AGI_Rlap_v1, whole genome shotgun sequence, a single genomic window includes:
- the LOC139902311 gene encoding uncharacterized protein — translation MNITKLRAFTDSQLVANQFNGSFEAHDPSMQKYLQLLKELAARFEHFELAQVPRSQNKKADALSNSAPQANGLCEATNRGIVSGIKKRLCEKRTGWVDELPNVLWAHRTTFKKSTGETPFSLVYGSEAVIPAEILVPTHRIVNFEEEANDAALS, via the exons atgaaTATCACTAAGTTGCGAGCATTTACAGATTCGCagttagtagcgaatcagtttaatggATCTTTTGAAGCACATGATCCTTCTATGCAGAAATACTTGCAGCTATTGAAAGAATTAGCAGCGCGGTTTGAGCATTTTGAACTTGCGCAAGTGCCAAGaagtcaaaataagaaggcggatgctttGAGCAA TAGCGCACCACAAGCTAATGGCTTATGCGAAGCAACCAACCGCGGTATAGTAAGCGGAATTAAAAAGAGGTTATGCGAAaagcgaactggttgggtagatgaattacccaatgtgttgtGGGCACATCGCACAACTTTCAAAAAGAGCACaggggaaacaccttttagtttggtgtatGGCTCTGAAGCAGTAATTcccgcagaaattctggtaccaacgcaCAGAATAGTTAACTTTGAGGAAGAAGCGAATGATGCTGCGTTGAGCTAA
- the LOC139902313 gene encoding uncharacterized protein: MSKRGFDWQLVVECGWDIEKTNIPFRKLFVKDIGDGASTSFWNDVWIGEVALKDRFKRLARLETNLEATVRDRLQYDGSKCIGVWSWARSSSGRANGELENLNELLVGAVINPLKQDMWRWGAANNGKFTTKSLRKFIDEKMIPRGNGNIETLRNNLVPKKIEVFVWRARRKRLPNLIELDKRGIDLNTVRCPLCDDDIESIDHSLFLCKHVMEVWNKVFEWWGLEKLDPCNLGDPLADTGQANSTFGKDIWQTVIWSSSYLIWKNRNQKFFSNKSWNAPVALNEIQVKSYE; the protein is encoded by the exons ATGTCAAAACGTGGCTTTGATTGGCAATTGGTGGTGGAG TGCGGGTGGGACATTGAAAAAACTAACATTCCTTTTAGGAAACTTTTTGTCAAAGATATAGGTGATGGGGCTTCAACTTCATTTTGGAATGACGTTTGGATTGGTGAGGTGGCGTTGAAAGATAGATTCAAGAGATTAGCGAGACTCGAGACCAACTTAGAGGCGACTGTTCGTGATCGGTTACAATATGATGGTTCGAAATGCATAGGTGTTTGGTCATGGGCAAGATCTTCCTCCGGGCGTGCTAATGGAGAATTGGAAAATCTCAACGAGCTACTAGTAGGCGCGGTTATTAATCCACTAAAGCAAGACATGTGGAGGTGGGGTGCGGCTAACAACGGCAAATTCACAACAAAATCTTTAAGGAAATTTATCGATGAAAAAATGATACCTCGGGGAAATGGTAATATTGAGACTTTGCGCAACAACTTGGTTCCAAAGAAAATAGAAGTATTCGTGTGGCGTGCAAGAAGGAAAAGACTTCCAAACTTAATTGAATTGGATAAAAGAGGAATTGACTTAAACACGGTTCGTTGTCCACTTTGTGATGATGATATCGAATCGATAGACCATTCTCTTTTTTTGTGCAAACATGTAATGGAAGTATGGAACAAGGTTTTCGAGTGGTGGGGTCTTGAAAAACTTGATCCCTGTAACTTAGGGGACCCATTGGCGGATACGGGACAAGCAAACTCGACATTTGGGAAGGACATTTGGCAAACAGTAATTTGGTCTTCTAGTTACCTTATTTGGAAAAACCGTAACCAAAAATTTTTCTCAAATAAGTCTTGGAATGCACCGGTTGCTCTAAATGAGATACAAGTAAAAAGCTACGAGTGA
- the LOC139898974 gene encoding methyl-CpG-binding domain-containing protein 7-like, whose translation MRATIHDYQLMDTDDYAVNRQLVPVDVVTPISYDISTSSSITPDHDSVVKKLFPTASKFTLPEGWHVKKVLRKHGDAADKYYRDPKTGRYFRSLKEVERYVTEGVLPSKKRRIIYDENDEKNITDGITHTKLRPRRLTYHRDTENSASRRMIVASDKILALEENKDNQNQLAIVSPASISPRSSFKLPDGWVVEMVPRRTGDHIDRYYYEPGSGQRFRSLVAVQKYLTELEEHSPLSVVLEEIKENHLPLSKAFKLSSCIKKCGSYNSWKKSASRKEKTSIPSKINWVIAGNGAHDWNAFVDETLVQDPVKQQWVNAFMMAIKTKQ comes from the exons ATGCGTGCCACGATTCACGATTATCAGCTAATGGACACCGATGATTACGCCGTTAACCGTCAGCTTGTTCCTGTCGACGTCGTAACTCCAATTTCATATGATATCTCCACTTCATCTTCAATCACTCCTGATCACGATTCCGTTGTTAAAAAG TTGTTTCCAACAGCCTCTAAGTTTACTCTGCCAGAAGGTTGGCATGTGAAAAAGGTACTTCGTAAGCACGGAGATGCTGCTGACAAG TATTATCGTGATCCCAAAACTGGACGATATTTCAGATCTCTCAAAGAGGTTGAGAGATACGTTACTGAAGGAGTTTTACCTTCAAAGAAAAGGCGAATTATTTATGATGAAAATGATGAGAAAAATATTACTGATGGAATTACACATACAAAATTACGACCCAGGAGGCTAACTTATCATCGTGATACAGAG AATTCAGCCAGTCGACGTATGATTGTGGCCAGTGATAAG ATATTAGCTTTAGAAGAAAATAAAGATAATCAAAACCAGTTGGCTATTGTGTCTCCCGCATCAATTTCACCTCGCTCTTCCTTCAAACTCCCTGATGGATGGGTTGTCGAGATGGTGCCTCGTAGAACTGGAGACCATATTGACAGG TATTATTATGAACCTGGGAGTGGACAAAGGTTCCGATCTTTGGTTGCAGTTCAGAAATATCTTACAGAACTTGAAGAACATTCACCATTATCAGTTGTTCTTGAAGAAATTAAAGAGAACCACTTACCCCTTTCCAAAGCTTTTAAGTTAAGCAGTTGTATAAAG AAATGTGGCTCGTACAATTCATGGAAGAAAAGTGCATCTAGAAAAGAGAAAACTTCAATTCCAAGCAAAATTAATTGGGTAATTGCTGGTAACGGTGCACACGATTGGAACGCGTTTGTGGATGAGACGTTGGTTCAAGATCCCGTTAAGCAACAATGGGTTAACGCGTTTATGATGGCCATCAAAACAAAACAATGA